From the genome of bacterium:
GCATCTACCCCCATTTCTCCCGATGCCGAAATTCCTGAAGATGTGAAAATACCTCCCTTTTGCTTTATTGGAAAAAATGTGAAGATTGGTAAGGGTACAAAAATTTATCCCTTTGTTTTCATTGGAAGTGATTCCGAAATAGGAGAGAACGTAATTATATATCCTTTTGTTTATATCGGCCATGATGTTAAAATTGGAAACAATACCGTTTTATTCTCGGGTGCTGTTATAGGGGCAGATGGATTTGGCTTCTATCGGACGCCCAATGGGTATGTTAAAATACCTCAAGTTGGGGGTGTTATCATTGAAGAAGATTGTGAAATAGGCGCCAACGCAACTATTGATAGAGCTACGATTGGAAATACAATTATTAAAAAAGGAACCAAGCTTGATGACCAGGTTCATGTGGGACATAATGTTGAAATCGGTGAACACACTGTGATTGCGGGGCAAACAGGGATTGCTGGTAGCACAAAAATTGGAAATTGGGTAATGATGGGTGGGCAAGTTGGAATTTCTGATCATATTGAGATTGGTGATAATGTCATAATACTGGCAAAGGCTGGTGTTGCAAAAAGCATTCCAGGCCCTGGAATTTTTGGTGGATATTTTGCGAGAGAAAGGTCAAAGTTTCTGAAAATTAGGGCCATTGAAGAAAAATTGCCGGAAATTTATGAAAGGTTAAAAAGACTGGAGGAAAGGTTTGAAAGAACGGACGATAAGGAAAAGGATTGAGTTTAAGGGCATCGGATTACATTCTGGTGAGCAAAGTACCGTAATTTTGGAACCGGCAGAGGAAGGAACAGGTATAGTTTTCCATAAATACCCTGATGATGTCGAGATAAAAGCGCACTATGAAAATCTCCACAGTATTAACCGGGGTGTGAATCTTGGCAAAGGAAATGCTGTGGTAATGACTGTTGAACATCTCCTTTCTGCTCTCTGGGGATGCGAAGTGGATAACGTTTATATTGTGGTGGACGGTCCTGAGATTCCAGGAATGGATGGCTCTGCTTTTGAGTTTTCAAGGGAAATTCGAAATACTGGCTTAGTCGAACAATCTAAGGATAGGGAGTATCTCGAAGTAAAAAAACCGGTCAACATCGTCACCCAGGATTTTACGATCTCTGTTTTTCCTTCGCGTGAATTTGAAGTAAGCTACGGTCTACAATACCCCGGTCATCCTTTGCTTTCTTACCAATATGCGTATTTTAGAATCTCACCGGAAACCTATTTTAACGAGATAAGCAGGGCTCGAACGTTTC
Proteins encoded in this window:
- the lpxD gene encoding UDP-3-O-(3-hydroxymyristoyl)glucosamine N-acyltransferase, with the translated sequence MKAGDLAQELGGKLEGNPHFPVKKPVPVKVAGPEDVTFLFDRKFDEEKEFGLLISSFKPQKAKYSSLIIVEGKEEAMAKVLKHFEKRDEFDASTPISPDAEIPEDVKIPPFCFIGKNVKIGKGTKIYPFVFIGSDSEIGENVIIYPFVYIGHDVKIGNNTVLFSGAVIGADGFGFYRTPNGYVKIPQVGGVIIEEDCEIGANATIDRATIGNTIIKKGTKLDDQVHVGHNVEIGEHTVIAGQTGIAGSTKIGNWVMMGGQVGISDHIEIGDNVIILAKAGVAKSIPGPGIFGGYFARERSKFLKIRAIEEKLPEIYERLKRLEERFERTDDKEKD